DNA from Sphingomonas psychrotolerans:
GCCCCGATGGACGAGTCGAGGTTCCGCGGCGGCTGGCCGATTGGCTGGGCCTCGATCTGCTGCCCCGAGAGCTTTCGGACCTTGCCGGGATCGAAAGCGGTCTCGTCGCCGGCGACGCCGAGGCGCTCGAAAATTACGTGACCGCCGCGCAGAAAGCCGGGCAGCCGTTCAGCCTGGCGGTTCGCGCGCAGGGGGCCGAGCGCGCGCTGCTGGTGATCGGCGAGCGTGTCCCCGATGGCGCGCGCGGACAAAGCGGCGTGGTTCTGTGGTTCCTCGACGCGACCGAGAGCCAGAGCGAGATCGACCGGCTGCAGCATGAGACCACGCGGCTGCGCGCTGCCTTCGATGCGCTTACCGCGCTGATCGAAGCGGCGCCGATGCCGATGTGGTATCGCGGACCCGATCTGAAGCTGCTGATGGTCAATTCGGCCTATGTCAGCGCCGTCGAGGGCGGCGACAGCGAGGAGGTGGTGGCGCACGGGCTTGAGCTGGTCGAAGGCGCCGGACTAGGCGGGCCGCTCGCCAATGCCGCAATCGCGCGCGATACCGGCGAGGCACAGACCACCGCCATGCCTGCGACGATCGGCGGCGCGCGGCGGATGCTGCGGCTCCACGACGTGCCGCTGCCGACCGGCGGGGTCGCCGGCTTCGCGGTGGACATCGAAGATTACGAGCAGATGCGCGGCGGATTGAAGCGCTTCGGCGAGGCCCAGCGGGCGATGCTCGACCGGCTTTCGGCGGGCGTCGCGCAGTTCGCGCCCGATCGCAGCCTCGCTTTCTGCAACCAGCCGTTTCGCCGCATGTTCGCGATGAAGGTCGAGTGGCTGGCCGACCGCCCCGAATTCGACCGGGTGCTCGATCGGATGCGCGAGGCCAACCGCGTACCCGAAGTTCGTGACTATCCGGCGTGGAAGGCCGAGCGGCGCGAATGGTTCACTGCGCCCGACGCCGTGGAGGAGACGTGGAGCGTCGCCGGCACGCATCTGCGCGTCGTCGCGCAGCCGCTGCCCGAGGGCGGGCTGCTGCTGATCTTCGAGGATCGCACCCAGCAATTCGAGCTGCAGCGCGAGCATGGCGAGATGCAGCAGGTACGGACTGCGACGCTCGAGAGCCTCGCCGAGGCGGTCGGCGTGTTCGGCAAGGGGCGGCTCCAGCTGTGGAATCGCAAATTCCGCCAGGTGTGGGGCTTCGAGGATGCGTTCCTCGACGGGCATCCGCAGATCGGCCAATTGGTCAAGGCAGTGGGGTCGAAGCTAGCCAATCCGGGGCGTGCCGAAGTGCTGGGCGACCTGATCCGGCTGGCGGCGAAGGACCGGCAGACGCGCGGGAGCACCGTAGCGTTCGCCGACGGGCGGCATTTCGACGTGACCGCGGTGCCGCTGCCCGACGGCAACGCACTGGTGACGATGCTCGACACCACCGACCATCACCGCGCCGAGCGGGCGCTGCGCGATCGCAACGAGGCGCTAGTCGCCGCGGACCGGGTGAAGACCGCATTCGTCGCCAATATGAGCTACGAGCTGCGCACGCCGCTGACCTCGATCAAGGGCTTCACCGAGATGCTGCACGGCGGGTTTGCCGGGCGGCTGACCAAAAATGCCGTCGAATATACCGAGGCGATCCTGACGTCGGTCGACCGGCTGAGCGCATTGGTCGACGACGTGCTCGACTTGACCCAGAGCGAAGGCGCGCCGCTGGAGAAGGTGCCGGTCGATCTCGAACTGGCCGCCAACGCCGCCGCCGAGGCGATCGCGCCGCTCGCCAAGGCCAAGAAGATCGACCTGGTGGTCGAGGATGCGGGGACGGCAGGGACTGTGACCGGCGACCTGCGGCGGCTGCGGCAAGTGATCGAGCATCTGTTGCGCCACGCAGTGGCTTGCACGCCCGAGGACGGGCGAGTGCTGCTCCACCTCGACGGCAACGATCGCGTGGCGCGGGTGATCGTCTCGGACGATGGGCCGGGGATGAGCCGCGACGCAGTGCGCCGCGCGTTCGACAGTTTCGCGCAGCACGGGATTTCGCGGAGCGGCGAGCGGGCGCTGGGCCTCGGCATGCCGCTGGCACGGCAGTTCGTCGAGGCGCATGGCGGACGGATCGAATTGATCTCCGAGCCCGGCGAGGGGACTCTGGTAACGGTGGAGTTGCCGCGGTGAGAGACCTTCCAATCCCCCTCCGGGGAGGAGGATTTTAGGTGTTGCTCGCTTCGCCCGAAGCCTCGCTGGCGCTGGGTGCGGCGCTGGCGGAGCTGGTCCGCCCAGGCGACGTGATTGCGCTGTCCGGCCCGCTCGGCGCCGGCAAGACCAGCATCGCGCGGGGCCTGCTCGCAGCCTTGGGGCTGGAAGAGGAGGCGCCGAGCCCGAGCTTTGCGATCGTTCAGCCCTATGACCGGCCCGAGGTGCGGTTTCCGGTGCTGCACGTCGATCTCTATCGCATCGAGCATGCGGACGAAGCGGAGGAACTCGGGCTCGACGATGCGCGTGCCGATTCGCTGCTGGTGGTCGAATGGCCCGAGCGGCTGGGCGACGCATATTGGCGCGATGCGCTGTGGCTCAGCCTGGAACCGACGCCGGACGGCGCGCGTGTCTTGACAGCGAAGGTGCCGGCGGCATGGAGGGACCGATGGCCCCTGATATGAATCCGCCCGCCGCGGCACCCGACTTCCTGATCGCCGCCGGATGGGAGGGGGCCGAGACGCGGCCGCTCGCCGGCGATGCGTCGTTCCGCCGCTATTTTCGCGTGGTGCATCACGATCGTAGCGCGATCCTGATGGACGCGCCGCCGCCGCACGAGGATCCGCGGCCGTTCATATCGATCGCGCGCTGGCTGACCGATCGCGGGTTCGCGGCGCCCCGAATCCTGTTCGAGAATCTGGAGCACGGGCTCGTCCTGCTCGAGGATTTCGGCGACGCGCGACTGCGCGAGACGGTGGACGCGGCGCCCGAGAGCGAGCTGCGGCTGTACGAGGAAGCAGTCGATCTGCTGATCCGGCTCGGCCAGCACCCGGCCGCCGATATCCGCGCCTACGATCTCGCCGAATATCGGCGCGAGGCGGCGTTGCTGCCCGAATGGTACACGCCGGCGGTGGGGCTCGAAGTCGACATGCCGGGCTATGTCGATGCGTGGGATACGGTGCTTGCGCCGGTGCTCGCGGGTCATACGCCCGTCACCGTGCTGCGCGATTACCACGCCGAGAACATCATGCTGATCGAAGGCAGCGAGAGTTTGGGCCTGCTCGACTTCCAGGACGCGCTGGCGGGGCATCCCGCTTATGACCTCGTCTCGCTGCTGCAGGATGCGCGGCGCGACGTGGCGACCGAGCTCGAGACGGCGATGCTCGACCGCTACAAGCGGATTACCGGGGCGGGCGGCGCGTTCGATGTCGCCTATCATGTGCTCGGCGCGCAGCGGAACGCCAAGATCGTCGGCATCTTCACACGATTGTGGAAGCGCGACGGCAAGCAGCGCTATCCCGGGCTGTGCCCGCGCGTCTGGGGTTATCTCGAGCGCGACCTGAAGCACCCTGCGCTCAAGCCCGTCGCGGACTGGTTCGACGCCAACGTGCCCGTCGAGCTGCGCGGCGATCCGCTGACGATCGTCGGCGCATGAGCGCGATCTATTCGTTGCGGCCGCAGCCCGACGCGGCTGTGCCCGAAACCGCGATGGTGATGGCGGCGGGGCTGGGCAAGCGCATGCGCCCGCTCACTGCGACGCGCCCCAAGCCGCTGGTCGAAGTCGCCGGCAAGACGCTGATCGACCACACGTTCGATCATCTGCGCTCGGCGGGGGTGAAGCGCGCGATCGTCAACGTGCATTATCTCGCCGACCAGATGGAGGCGCATTTGCGCGCCCGGGCGAGCGACATCGAGGTCCTGATCTCCGACGAACGCAAGCAGCTGATGGAGACCGGCGGGGGGATCGTCCAGGCGCGCGAACTGATCGGCGAGCAGCCGTTCCTGTGCGTCAACAGCGACAATCTGTGGATCGATGGCCCGGTCGACGCGATCCGTGCTCTCGCCGCGCAGTGGGACGATGCGCGGATGGATGCGCTGCTGCTGCTGGTCCCGCTGGCGCGCGCCAATTGTCACAAAGGGCACGGCGATTTCCGGCTCGACGCGATGGGGCGGATCACCGAGCGGCGCAAGCCGGGCCGGTTGGCACCGTTCGTGTTCATCGGTGTGTCGATCCTGTCGCCGCGACTGATCCGCGACTGGCCCGAGGGGCCGTTCTCGACCAACCTGTTCTTCAACCGCGCGCTCGAAGCGGGGCGGCTGTGGGGCGTGGTCCATCAGGGGCTGTGGTTCGACGTCGGCACGCCCGCGGCGGTGGGTGCGGCGGAGGCGGTGCTGGCGGAGATGTGACGCGTTGCCGCCGGGGCCTGCGACTGCCAGATTAGGAGCATGAAGAAATCTACTGCTGCGGCACTGGCCCAAATCGAGTGGAGCAAGGTCCACAGTGTTACCTTCTACAAAATCGATCAAATCACGACCGATCTCATCTGCTGTGACGTCTCGACGGATGCCGAGGTCTGGACGCTTCATGAAGAGATGAGCGACTGGGGCGCGTTTCTCCGGGAGATCGAGCTGCTGCCGGGTTTTCGCGCCGATTGGTTCGCAGAAGTTTCACAGCCTGTTTTTGCCGAAAGCCGCTTCCTGGCCTTTTCTCGCTGATGCCCGAACGCCTTCATCTCTACACTATCCCGCCGCACCGCGCGTTCGCCGATGCGCTGGCGATCGGGCTGATCCGGCGGTTCGGGAGCGATCCGCTCAAGCTGGCGCGCGGCTGGTGCTGCTGCCCAACAACCGGGCCAAGCGGGCGATTCAGGATGCGTTCGTCCGGGCGAGCGCCGGCGGGCTGCTGCTGCCGCGGCTGGTGGCGGTCGGCGATCCCGAGCTCGACGAGGCGGTGTTCGATAGCGCCGATGACGAAGAGCCGATCCCGCCCGCTGTCGAGCCGCTGCAGCGGCGAATGATCCTCGCGCGGCTGATTCAGGAAAGCGGCGCGCCGGTCGACGCGGCGGAGGCGGTGCGGCTCGCCGGCGACCTCGCCACTACGCTCGACCAGTTGCTGATCGAGGAAGTCGCGCCGCGTGCGCTCAAGGAAATCGAGCTCAGTCAGGAGCTGTCGGCGCATTGGGAGCGCTCGCTGGCTTTGTTCGAAGTGGTACTGACACGCTGGCCGAAGGAACTCGAACGGCTCGGGCGGATCGATCTCGCCGAGCGGCGGCGCCGGCTGATCGACCAGGTCGCGCGCCGCTGGCGGAGCGCGCCGCCGGCGGGTTTCGTTTGCGCGGCCGGCGTGGCGGCGCCGGCGCCGGTCTTCGCACGATTGCTGCGCAGCATTTCGGGGATGCCGCAGGGCATGGTGGTGCTACCGGGGCTGGCGACCGGAATCAGCGATAGGGAATGGGACGCGCTCGGACCGCACAAGCCCGATCCGGT
Protein-coding regions in this window:
- a CDS encoding PAS domain-containing sensor histidine kinase, yielding MIELPQSAAIVAGAVLAVLLLGATWMLFAGLRARAQAREAIDRNTRLTGLLANSPAQAMIVRPDGRVEVPRRLADWLGLDLLPRELSDLAGIESGLVAGDAEALENYVTAAQKAGQPFSLAVRAQGAERALLVIGERVPDGARGQSGVVLWFLDATESQSEIDRLQHETTRLRAAFDALTALIEAAPMPMWYRGPDLKLLMVNSAYVSAVEGGDSEEVVAHGLELVEGAGLGGPLANAAIARDTGEAQTTAMPATIGGARRMLRLHDVPLPTGGVAGFAVDIEDYEQMRGGLKRFGEAQRAMLDRLSAGVAQFAPDRSLAFCNQPFRRMFAMKVEWLADRPEFDRVLDRMREANRVPEVRDYPAWKAERREWFTAPDAVEETWSVAGTHLRVVAQPLPEGGLLLIFEDRTQQFELQREHGEMQQVRTATLESLAEAVGVFGKGRLQLWNRKFRQVWGFEDAFLDGHPQIGQLVKAVGSKLANPGRAEVLGDLIRLAAKDRQTRGSTVAFADGRHFDVTAVPLPDGNALVTMLDTTDHHRAERALRDRNEALVAADRVKTAFVANMSYELRTPLTSIKGFTEMLHGGFAGRLTKNAVEYTEAILTSVDRLSALVDDVLDLTQSEGAPLEKVPVDLELAANAAAEAIAPLAKAKKIDLVVEDAGTAGTVTGDLRRLRQVIEHLLRHAVACTPEDGRVLLHLDGNDRVARVIVSDDGPGMSRDAVRRAFDSFAQHGISRSGERALGLGMPLARQFVEAHGGRIELISEPGEGTLVTVELPR
- the tsaE gene encoding tRNA (adenosine(37)-N6)-threonylcarbamoyltransferase complex ATPase subunit type 1 TsaE, coding for MLLASPEASLALGAALAELVRPGDVIALSGPLGAGKTSIARGLLAALGLEEEAPSPSFAIVQPYDRPEVRFPVLHVDLYRIEHADEAEELGLDDARADSLLVVEWPERLGDAYWRDALWLSLEPTPDGARVLTAKVPAAWRDRWPLI
- a CDS encoding aminoglycoside phosphotransferase family protein, with translation MNPPAAAPDFLIAAGWEGAETRPLAGDASFRRYFRVVHHDRSAILMDAPPPHEDPRPFISIARWLTDRGFAAPRILFENLEHGLVLLEDFGDARLRETVDAAPESELRLYEEAVDLLIRLGQHPAADIRAYDLAEYRREAALLPEWYTPAVGLEVDMPGYVDAWDTVLAPVLAGHTPVTVLRDYHAENIMLIEGSESLGLLDFQDALAGHPAYDLVSLLQDARRDVATELETAMLDRYKRITGAGGAFDVAYHVLGAQRNAKIVGIFTRLWKRDGKQRYPGLCPRVWGYLERDLKHPALKPVADWFDANVPVELRGDPLTIVGA
- a CDS encoding nucleotidyltransferase family protein is translated as MSAIYSLRPQPDAAVPETAMVMAAGLGKRMRPLTATRPKPLVEVAGKTLIDHTFDHLRSAGVKRAIVNVHYLADQMEAHLRARASDIEVLISDERKQLMETGGGIVQARELIGEQPFLCVNSDNLWIDGPVDAIRALAAQWDDARMDALLLLVPLARANCHKGHGDFRLDAMGRITERRKPGRLAPFVFIGVSILSPRLIRDWPEGPFSTNLFFNRALEAGRLWGVVHQGLWFDVGTPAAVGAAEAVLAEM